The proteins below are encoded in one region of Rhododendron vialii isolate Sample 1 chromosome 7a, ASM3025357v1:
- the LOC131334565 gene encoding dynamin-related protein 5A produces the protein MENLIALVNKLQRACTALGDHGEESALPTLWDALPSIAVVGGQSSGKSSVLESIVGKDFLPRGSGIVTRRPLVLQLHRIDEGREYAEFMHVPRKRFTDFAAVRKEIADETDRETGRSKQISSVPIYLSIYSPNVVNLTLIDLPGLTKVAVEGQSDSIVQDIENMVRAYIEKPNCIILAISPANQDLATSDAIKISREVDPKGDRTFGVLTKIDLMDKGTDAVEILEGRSFKLQFPWVGVVNRSQADINKNTDMIAARRREREYFANTPEYKHLAHRMGSEHLGKMLSKHLEQVIKSRIPGLQSLINKTIIELETELSRLGKPVATDAGGKLYMSMEICRAFDGIFKEHLDGIRPGGDKIYNVFDNQLPAALKRLQFDKQLSMENVRKLITEADGYQPHLIAPEQGYRRLIESSLITIKGPAEAAVDAVHAILKELVHKSINETMELKQYPTLRVEVANAAGESLDRMKEESRRATLQLVEMEYSYLTVDFFRKLPQDVDKGGNPTHSIFDRYNESYLRRVGTTVLSYVHMVCGSLRNSIPKSIVYCQVREAKRSLLDHFFTDLGKKEVKQLGSLLDEDPAIMQRRVNLAKRLELYRSAQSEIDAVAWSK, from the exons ATGGAGAATCTGATAGCTCTGGTTAACAAACTACAGAGAGCGTGCACAGCTTTAGGAGATCACGGTGAAGAGAGCGCTTTGCCCACTCTCTGGGACGCTCTTCCTTCCATCGCCGTCGTCGGTGGTCAG AGTTCTGGGAAGTCTTCAGTGCTGGAGAGCATTGTAGGGAAGGACTTTCTGCCTCGTGGATCTG GAATTGTTACCCGGCGTCCTCTTGTGCTACAGCTTCATAGGATTGATGAAGGAAGGGAATATGCTGAATTCATGCACGTCCCAAGAAAGAGGTTCACTGATTTTG CTGCCGTGAGGAAGGAGATTGCTGATGAGACTGATCGGGAGACTGGCCGTTCAAAACAAATTTCTAGTGTTCCAATTTATCTCAGTATCTATTCCCCAAATG TTGTGAACTTGACGCTGATTGATCTCCCTGGGCTTACAAAAGTAGCTGTCG AGGGTCAGTCTGATAGCATTGTGCAAGACATTGAGAATATGGTTCGGGCCTATATTGAGAAG CCCAACTGTATAATTCTGGCAATTTCTCCTGCGAATCAAGATCTTGCTACGTCTGATGCGATTAAGATTTCTCGTGAAGTAGATCCCAAAG GAGACAGGACATTTGGAGTCTTAACGAAGATTGATCTCATGGACAAGGGTACAGATGCAGTTGAA aTCTTGGAAGGAAGATCATTTAAGCTACAGTTTCCTTGGGTTGGCGTTGTTAACCGATCTCAAGCCGATATTAACAAAAACACTGATATGATTGCTGCTCGTCGTAGAGAACGGGAGTACTTTGCCAACACCCCAGAGTACAAGCATCTTGCTCACAGGATGGGTTCTGAGCATCTAGGAAAGATGCTTTCAAAG CATTTAGAACAAGTTATCAAGTCTCGAATCCCAGGCCTTCAGTCTCTGATAAACAAAACTATTATTGAACTGGAAACGGAGTTGAGCCGTCTTGGGAAGCCTGTTGCAACTGATGCTGGG GGCAAATTATACATGAGTATGGAAATCTGTCGTGCTTTTGATGGAATATTCAAAGAACATCTTGATGGCAT ACGCCCTGGTGGAGATAAAATCTACAATGTATTTGATAATCAACTTCCTGCTGCCTTGAAAAGGTTGCAATTTGACAAGCAGCTTTCAATGGAGAATGTACGAAAGCTAATCACTGAAGCTGATGGTTATCAACCTCATTTAATAGCTCCTGAACAAGGATATCGCCGTCTTATTGAATCTTCACTAATTACCATTAAAGGCCCTGCCGAGGCTGCTGTTGATGCG GTTCATGCCATTCTGAAGGAACTGGTTCACAAGTCAATCAATGAGACCATG GAACTCAAGCAGTATCCTACCCTTAGAGTGGAGGTTGCAAATGCAGCCGGCGAGTCTCTGGACAGGATGAAGGAAGAAAGTAGGAGAGCAACTTTGCAACTAGTAGAAATGGAGTATAGTTATCTGACAGTTGATTTCTTCCGCAAGCTTCCACAAGATGTTGACAAGGGTGGAAATCCAACACATTCAATATTTGATAGATACAATGAGTCATACCTTAGACGAGTTG GAACAACTGTCTTGTCTTATGTCCACATGGTCTGCGGAAGTTTAAGGAACTCCATTCCAAAATCCATCGTGTATTGTCAAGTGCGTGAGGCCAAGCGTAGCTTACTTGATCATTTCTTCACGGACTTGGGAAAAAAGGAG GTGAAGCAGTTGGGCTCGTTATTGGATGAGGATCCAGCAATAATGCAGCGGCGTGTTAACCTCGCTAAGAGACTGGAGCTATACAGATCCGCCCAATCAGAGATCGATGCAGTTGCCTGGTCTAAATAG